The Daucus carota subsp. sativus chromosome 2, DH1 v3.0, whole genome shotgun sequence genome includes a window with the following:
- the LOC108209575 gene encoding transcription factor MYB17, which produces MKRKPCCEKEGLKRGPWTSDEDEALVQFIDKNGPGNWRALPKLAGLLRCGKSCRLRWINYLRPDIKRGPFTPEDEKLVIQLHGMLGNRWAAIASQLPGRTDNEIKNLWNTHLKKRLISKGIDPQTHEPCTSVNGLQPRPSASPSTRHMAQWETARLEAESRLSKETTLLIQLPDGKTENDYFLRMWNSEVGESFRNLNKSGAEISACQSPFSQASSSTKNGSVSGTTAEVCHSAAEYTLVKMENTKPNTDYFTARSYSSSTDELEDPASTLQLLWDYPGSDDMSFLEGHTYNYDIYPGFPSGDISLSNSDY; this is translated from the exons ATGAAAAGAAAACCATGCTGTGAGAAGGAGGGTCTGAAGAGAGGACCATGGACTAGTGATGAAGATGAAGCTCTTGTTCAGTTCATCGACAAAAATGGCCCTGGAAACTGGAGGGCTCTTCCCAAGCTTGCTG GTCTTCTCCGGTGTGGGAAGAGTTGTCGTCTCCGATGGATCAACTACCTGAGGCCAGACATCAAACGAGGCCCCTTCACTCCTGAAGATGAGAAGCTAGTCATCCAGTTGCATGGTATGCTTGGTAACAG ATGGGCTGCCATTGCATCTCAACTACCAGGAAGAACAGATAATGAGATCAAGAACTTGTGGAACACCCACCTAAAGAAGCGTCTGATTTCCAAGGGCATTGACCCTCAAACTCACGAGCCCTGTACTTCTGTCAATGGCTTACAACCAAGACCATCCGCGTCCCCTTCAACGCGCCACATGGCACAGTGGGAGACGGCCAGGCTGGAAGCCGAGTCTCGCCTTTCCAAAGAGACAACACTTCTGATTCAATTACCAGATGGTAAAACTGAGAACGATTATTTCCTCAGAATGTGGAACTCTGAAGTAGGAGAGTCATTTCGAAACCTCAACAAATCAGGAGCCGAGATTTCAGCCTGTCAGAGTCCATTCTCTCAGGCATCTTCATCGACAAAGAATGGATCTGTTTCTGGCACAACTGCAGAAGTATGTCACTCCGCAGCAGAATACACACTCGTGAAAATGGAAAACACCAAGCCAAACACTGATTACTTCACGGCCAGATCGTATTCGTCAAGCACTGATGAGTTAGAAGATCCTGCAAGCACATTACAGTTGCTCTGGGATTATCCTGGCAGCGATGACATGAGCTTTCTGGAAGGACATACCTACAACTATGACATATATCCAGGATTTCCAAGTGGAGACATAAGTCTTTCCAACTCAGATTATTAA